A genomic segment from Dermatobacter hominis encodes:
- the ligA gene encoding NAD-dependent DNA ligase LigA yields the protein MAAAKDAPPTAGASPDEGGALPAEAIAEMDPAGRIDDLRDQIRAHNRSYYELDAPTIPDADYDLLVRELQELEALHPDLITPDSPTQQVGGPTSAQFAPVTHAVRMMSLDNAMDRDELRDWGDRTARKLASLGLEGAVRYVCELKIDGLAMSLRYEGGRFVQAATRGDGRTGEDVTANVATIGAIPDRLADGAPEVLEARGEVYLPIDAFQRLQAQTIAENEAAEAAGRKGRPVPVNPRNAGAGSLRQKDASVTASRGLSFWCYQLGEIVGAEAPPTHSGALQWLRELGLPVNPETKVFDSLEEVYDFCAHWVEHRHDLPYEIDGVVVKVDDLAVQAALGTTSKAPRWAIAYKLPPEERTTVLQDIQVSIGRTGKATPFAVLEPVFVGGSTVGLATLHNEDQVKVKDVRPGDTVIVRKAGDVIPEVVGPVLELRPKGLPEWEFPKECPSCGGPLVREEGEAQTRCVNPDCPQKRLARITHFGSRGAMDIEGLGEQQVQLFLELGLLRDVADVYSLDYDRILELPRYGETSVRNLRSAIEASKQRPLANLLFGLNIVHLGQAGGEALAEGLGSLQAIMDASVDDIAAVDGAGPIVAASVHAFFQDPANRELVERLIAAGVNTEGPERSVLPQTLAGRSIVVTGTVPGYSREDAEAAIKARGGKSPGSVSKKTFAVVVGEEPGASKVTKAESLGIPMVEADGFEALLTTGELPG from the coding sequence GTGGCCGCAGCGAAGGACGCCCCACCGACCGCCGGTGCCTCGCCCGACGAGGGCGGCGCCCTGCCCGCCGAGGCGATCGCCGAGATGGACCCGGCCGGTCGCATCGACGACCTGCGCGACCAGATCCGGGCGCACAACCGCAGCTACTACGAGCTCGACGCGCCCACGATCCCCGACGCCGACTACGACCTGCTCGTCCGGGAGCTCCAGGAGCTCGAGGCGCTCCACCCCGACCTGATCACGCCCGACAGCCCCACCCAGCAGGTGGGCGGGCCGACCTCGGCCCAGTTCGCACCGGTCACCCACGCAGTGCGGATGATGAGCCTCGACAACGCGATGGACCGCGACGAGCTGCGCGACTGGGGCGACCGCACCGCCCGCAAGCTGGCGTCGCTCGGGCTCGAGGGCGCGGTCCGCTACGTCTGCGAGCTCAAGATCGACGGCCTGGCCATGTCGCTCCGCTACGAGGGCGGTCGGTTCGTGCAGGCCGCCACCCGCGGCGACGGCCGCACGGGCGAGGACGTGACCGCCAACGTCGCCACCATCGGGGCCATCCCGGACCGGCTGGCCGACGGCGCGCCCGAGGTGCTCGAGGCGCGGGGCGAGGTGTACCTGCCGATCGATGCGTTCCAGCGCCTGCAGGCGCAGACGATCGCGGAGAACGAGGCGGCCGAGGCCGCGGGGCGCAAGGGCCGGCCGGTGCCGGTCAACCCCCGCAACGCCGGCGCCGGCTCGCTCCGCCAGAAGGACGCATCGGTGACCGCGTCGCGCGGTCTGTCGTTCTGGTGCTACCAGCTCGGCGAGATCGTCGGCGCAGAGGCGCCGCCCACGCACTCGGGCGCGCTGCAGTGGCTCCGCGAGCTCGGCCTGCCGGTGAACCCCGAGACCAAGGTGTTCGACTCGCTCGAGGAGGTCTACGACTTCTGCGCCCACTGGGTCGAGCACCGCCACGACCTCCCCTACGAGATCGACGGCGTGGTGGTGAAGGTCGACGACCTCGCCGTGCAGGCGGCGCTCGGGACCACCTCCAAAGCGCCGCGCTGGGCGATCGCGTACAAGCTGCCGCCCGAGGAGCGCACGACGGTCCTCCAGGACATCCAGGTGTCGATCGGCCGCACCGGCAAGGCGACGCCGTTCGCCGTGCTCGAGCCGGTCTTCGTCGGCGGCTCGACGGTCGGGCTGGCCACGCTCCACAACGAGGACCAGGTCAAGGTCAAGGACGTCCGCCCCGGCGACACGGTGATCGTGCGCAAGGCGGGCGACGTCATCCCCGAGGTCGTCGGACCCGTGCTCGAGCTCCGCCCGAAGGGCCTGCCCGAGTGGGAGTTCCCGAAGGAGTGCCCGTCGTGCGGCGGACCGCTGGTGCGCGAGGAGGGCGAGGCCCAGACGCGCTGCGTGAACCCGGACTGCCCGCAGAAGCGCCTGGCCCGGATCACGCACTTCGGCTCCCGCGGCGCCATGGACATCGAGGGCCTCGGCGAGCAGCAGGTGCAGCTGTTCCTCGAGCTCGGCCTCCTGCGCGACGTCGCCGACGTCTACTCGCTCGACTACGACCGCATCCTCGAACTGCCCCGCTACGGCGAGACGTCGGTGCGGAACCTCCGGAGCGCGATCGAGGCGTCGAAGCAGCGGCCGCTCGCCAACCTGCTCTTCGGCCTCAACATCGTGCACCTCGGCCAGGCGGGGGGAGAGGCGCTCGCCGAGGGGCTCGGCAGCCTGCAGGCGATCATGGACGCGTCGGTCGACGACATCGCCGCAGTCGACGGCGCGGGCCCGATCGTGGCGGCCTCGGTCCACGCGTTCTTCCAGGACCCGGCCAACCGGGAGCTGGTCGAGCGGCTCATCGCGGCGGGCGTCAACACCGAGGGGCCCGAGCGGTCGGTGCTCCCCCAGACGCTGGCCGGGCGCAGCATCGTGGTCACCGGCACGGTCCCGGGCTACAGCCGTGAGGACGCCGAGGCCGCGATCAAGGCCCGGGGCGGCAAGTCGCCGGGCAGCGTGTCCAAGAAGACGTTCGCCGTGGTCGTGGGCGAGGAGCCCGGTGCGTCCAAGGTGACCAAGGCGGAGTCGCTCGGCATCCCGATGGTGGAGGCCGACGGCTTCGAGGCGCTGCTGACGACCGGCGAGCTCCCCGGATGA